The stretch of DNA CTGACGACGCGACGTGGATGCAGGAGCGGGCAAGCCGCTCCTGCAATCAGGTTCAGACCGGCTCGAGCCAGCCGTACTTGTCCGGCGTCTTGCCGTCGAACAGGCCGAAGAACAGCTCCTGGATCCGACGCGTCACCGCGCCCGGCTTGCCATTGCCCACCTGGCGACCGTCGACCGAACGGATCGGCGTGATCTCGGCGGCGGTGCCGCACATGAACAGTTCGTCGCACAGGTACAGGTATTCGCGCGGCAGGTCGCGTTCGATCACGTCGATGCCGGCGTCGCGGGCGAGGGTGATGATCGTGTTGCGGGTGATGCCATTGAGCAGCGCGGCGCTGACCGGCGTGGTGTGCAGGGCGCCATCGAACACCAGGAACAGGTTCTCGCCGGCACCTTCCGAGAGCAGGCCGGTCGAGGCCAGCGCAATGCCTTCGCCAAAGCCCAGGCGGCGGGCTTCGCGCGCGACCAGCTGGCCCGAGAGGTAGTTGCCGCCGGCCTTGGCGCCCGCCGGAAGGGTGTTCGGTGCGAACCGCTGCCAGCTCGACACGCAGGCATCGATGCCCTGGTCGACCACGCTGG from Lysobacter arenosi encodes:
- a CDS encoding branched-chain amino acid transaminase, whose protein sequence is MQYPEWIWQNGVIKRWAEATTHVMAHVVHYGSSVFEGIRCYQTPSGPVIFRLTDHNTRLYASAKIYDMAIPYSLEQINAACREVLKANDNTTDYLRPVAYRGLGGFGLSADTPTDVAVATWKMGQYLGASVVDQGIDACVSSWQRFAPNTLPAGAKAGGNYLSGQLVAREARRLGFGEGIALASTGLLSEGAGENLFLVFDGALHTTPVSAALLNGITRNTIITLARDAGIDVIERDLPREYLYLCDELFMCGTAAEITPIRSVDGRQVGNGKPGAVTRRIQELFFGLFDGKTPDKYGWLEPV